In Candidatus Neomarinimicrobiota bacterium, one genomic interval encodes:
- a CDS encoding heavy metal-binding domain-containing protein, whose amino-acid sequence ELRKAKDIALSEMKQQAKDLGGNAIIAVDLDYETIGSGGTNMLMVAASGTAVVYKDKPMRRKVT is encoded by the coding sequence GAGCTCAGGAAAGCAAAGGATATAGCGCTTTCAGAGATGAAGCAGCAGGCGAAAGACCTTGGGGGCAATGCCATAATTGCTGTTGACCTGGATTACGAAACGATAGGGTCGGGAGGAACGAACATGTTGATGGTGGCTGCGAGCGGGACCGCTGTAGTGTATAAAGACAAGCCTATGAGGCGAAAAGTAACTTGA